Proteins encoded in a region of the Quercus lobata isolate SW786 chromosome 8, ValleyOak3.0 Primary Assembly, whole genome shotgun sequence genome:
- the LOC115954705 gene encoding UDP-glycosyltransferase 76B1-like — translation MEITREIHMQQKTARRLILFPLPLQGHITPMLQLASILYTKGFSITIIHTQFNPPNPSNYPHFTFHSIPDGLLESEANTSDVIRLLTLMNVNCITPFRDCLAKLLADVSKDPVACLITDAMWHFTQSVAEILKIPRIVLRTSSVCSFLAFVALPHLLEKNLSIQEEPVQELPPLKVKDLPMITTRNSEDLYQLLSLAVKETRASSGFIWNSFEDLEPLALTTCTQKLTIPTFPIGPFHKYFPASSSSLLTQDQSSISWLNTQAPKSVIYVSFGSIAALNEAQFLEIAWGLANSNQPFLWVVRPGLVRGSEWLEPLPNGFLENLNGRGHIVKWAPQEKVLAHHATGGFWTHNGWNSTLESICEGVPMICQPFFGDQMVNARYVSHVWKVGVHLENKIERMEIARAIRRLMVEADGKEKEMRERIEHLKEKVDDCLSQGGSSYQSLENLTSYLLSF, via the exons ATGGAGATCACAAGAGAGATCCATATGCAACAAAAAACAGCCCGCAGGCTGATACTTTTCCCATTGCCCTTGCAAGGCCACATAACCCCTATGCTTCAGCTAGCAAGCATCCTTTATACTAAAGGCTTTTCCATCACCATCATCCACACACAGTTCAACCCTCCCAATCCTTCTAACTATCCTCATTTcacatttcattccattcctgATGGCCTTTTGGAAAGTGAAGCAAACACTTCAGATGTTATAAGGCTCCTCACATTGATGAATGTCAATTGTATCACACCCTTTCGTGATTGCTTAGCTAAGTTATTAGCTGATGTCTCCAAGGATCCTGTTGCTTGTTTAATCACAGATGCTATGTGGCACTTCACTCAATCTGTGGCTGAAATCCTCAAGATCCCAAGAATTGTGTTAAGGACATCCAGTGTCTGCTCATTTCTTGCTTTTGTTGCCTTACCACATCTGCTTGAAAAGAACCTCTCCATTCAAG AGGAACCAGTGCAAGAGCTTCCGCCACTGAAAGTGAAAGATCTTCCAATGATTACCACACGCAATTCAGAGGACCTTTATCAACTATTGTCTCTCGCGGTAAAAGAAACCAGGGCCTCCTCTGGATTCATTTGGAACTCATTTGAAGACCTTGAACCATTGGCATTGACCACTTGTACACAGAAGCTTACAATCCCAACCTTTCCAATAGGCCCATTTCACAAGTACTTTCCAGCCTCTTCAAGTAGCTTACTAACACAAGACCAAAGCTCAATTTCATGGTTAAACACTCAAGCACCTAAATCCGTAATCTATGTAAGCTTTGGAAGCATTGCTGCATTAAATGAAGCTCAATTTTTGGAGATAGCTTGGGGCTTAGCCAACAGCAACCAACCCTTTTTGTGGGTGGTTCGACCAGGATTAGTCCGTGGCTCAGAATGGCTCGAACCATTGCCAAATGGGTTCCTAGAAAATTTGAATGGAAGAGGTCATATTGTGAAATGGGCTCCACAAGAAAAAGTGCTGGCCCATCATGCTACTGGAGGATTTTGGACACACAATGGATGGAATTCCACGTTAGAGAGTATATGCGAAGGAGTTCCAATGATTTGTCAACCTTTTTTCGGTGATCAAATGGTGAATGCTAGATATGTGAGCCATGTTTGGAAAGTTGGGGTGCATTTGGagaataagatagaaagaatgGAGATAGCCAGAGCAATTAGAAGACTAATGGTGGAGGCAGATGGGAAGGAGaaggagatgagagagagaattgagcATTTGAAGGAAAAGGTTGATGATTGTCTAAGCCAAGGGGGTTCTTCGTACCAATCCCTAGAGAACTTAACTAGTTATCTATTATCATTTTAG